From one Kiritimatiellia bacterium genomic stretch:
- the budA gene encoding acetolactate decarboxylase, producing the protein MKPLLRFLWLCVFLGGVARPACCGGDERDMIFQTAPFQSLNKGVYDGLISYAVLKDCGDFGLGTFNALDGEMVCVDGVFYQIRADGKSGPVPDAVLTPFAMLTFFDEDRRIEAVNAGSLAELCRIIDRSRPTKNLFYALRVDGRFDYLKLRSVPPQKKPYPSLAEALKGQTVFEYKNITGTLAGFWSPSFAEKIGVPGYHFHFISREKNIGGHALDLRFHGLNVRMDRCAGLTVVTPENGDYFSADLEESKTATQNAHDPASANP; encoded by the coding sequence ATGAAACCATTGTTACGCTTTTTATGGCTATGCGTATTTCTCGGCGGCGTTGCCCGCCCGGCATGCTGCGGCGGGGATGAGCGCGACATGATTTTCCAGACGGCGCCTTTTCAGAGCCTGAACAAAGGCGTCTATGACGGCTTGATTTCATACGCCGTTCTGAAGGATTGCGGCGATTTCGGGCTGGGAACTTTCAACGCGCTGGACGGGGAAATGGTTTGCGTGGACGGCGTCTTTTACCAGATCAGGGCCGACGGCAAATCCGGGCCGGTGCCGGACGCGGTTTTGACGCCCTTTGCAATGCTGACTTTTTTTGACGAGGACCGGCGGATAGAGGCCGTCAATGCCGGAAGTCTGGCGGAACTTTGCCGGATTATTGACCGCAGCCGGCCGACGAAAAATCTGTTTTATGCCCTGCGTGTGGACGGCCGCTTTGACTATCTTAAATTACGCAGCGTGCCGCCCCAGAAAAAACCATATCCTTCCCTGGCGGAGGCGCTGAAGGGGCAAACCGTTTTTGAATACAAGAACATAACGGGCACGCTGGCGGGATTCTGGTCGCCCTCGTTTGCGGAAAAAATCGGCGTTCCGGGCTATCATTTCCACTTTATTTCCAGGGAGAAAAACATCGGCGGACACGCGCTTGACCTCCGGTTTCACGGCCTCAACGTCCGCATGGACCGTTGCGCGGGATTAACCGTTGTTACTCCGGAAAACGGGGATTATTTCAGCGCGGATTTGGAAGAGTCCAAGACCGCAACGCAAAACGCGCACGACCCGGCAAGCGCAAATCCTTGA
- a CDS encoding SDR family oxidoreductase, with protein sequence MSCNTDKKLNEMFSLKGKVAAVTGAGGVLFGAVARGLAEMGVKIAAMDLRLNEAQKTADDILKDGGEAVGLEVNVLQSESVQKACDEILAKYNRVDILINGAGGNHPKAITKKEEGFNFTDLTADGIRFVFELNIIGTVIPSMIFARAMIKQSEGVIINTSSMSADTPLSRTPAYSAAKAGISNFTKWLAADMAMNHSPKIRVNEIRPGFFPTLQNADLINKTPGILTASRGSDILGGTPMKRYGRPEELLGGIAYLCSPSASFVTGSSLAIDGGFGSFCGV encoded by the coding sequence ATGAGCTGCAATACCGATAAGAAATTGAACGAGATGTTTTCGCTGAAAGGAAAGGTGGCGGCCGTTACCGGCGCCGGCGGGGTGCTTTTCGGCGCGGTCGCCCGGGGGCTGGCCGAAATGGGCGTTAAAATCGCCGCCATGGATTTAAGACTGAACGAAGCGCAAAAGACCGCGGATGATATTCTGAAAGACGGCGGCGAGGCCGTCGGTCTGGAAGTCAACGTCCTGCAATCAGAAAGCGTGCAAAAGGCCTGCGACGAAATCCTCGCCAAATACAACCGCGTGGACATCCTCATCAACGGGGCGGGCGGAAATCATCCCAAAGCGATCACCAAGAAGGAAGAAGGATTTAATTTCACCGATCTAACCGCGGACGGAATTCGTTTCGTTTTTGAGCTGAACATTATCGGAACCGTGATCCCCTCCATGATTTTCGCGCGCGCGATGATCAAGCAGTCCGAGGGCGTCATCATCAACACCTCCTCCATGAGCGCCGACACCCCTCTGAGCCGCACCCCGGCATATTCCGCCGCCAAGGCCGGCATAAGCAATTTCACAAAATGGCTCGCGGCCGACATGGCCATGAACCATTCGCCGAAAATCAGGGTCAATGAAATCCGCCCCGGTTTCTTCCCCACCCTGCAGAACGCCGATTTGATAAATAAAACGCCCGGCATCCTGACCGCTTCGCGCGGCTCGGACATTCTCGGCGGCACGCCGATGAAAAGATACGGCCGGCCCGAAGAACTGCTGGGCGGGATCGCGTATCTGTGTTCGCCCTCCGCATCATTCGTAACCGGAAGCAGCCTGGCGATTGACGGCGGATTCGGGTCGTTCTGCGGGGTGTAA
- a CDS encoding ROK family protein — translation PRGHNDPQYHFDEIMAALKKAAGYLPRVDAIGGSAAGIYVNNSVRIASLFRGVPRDLFEKKIRGLFGDIKTAWNNIPFEVINDGEVTALAGSMSLNVNRILGIAMGSSLAAGYVDRQGNVVGWLDELAFAPVDYNPAAPVDEWSGDYGCGAMYFSQVAVNRLAAKAGIQLDEKRTLAERLKDVQAKVNAGDRNAVKIFETIGVYFGCTIAHYADFYDLENILILGRVTSGKGGDILIKTAEETLKSEFPELTGKIRLVVPDEASRRVGQAIAAASLPQVQG, via the coding sequence CCGCGGGGGCACAACGACCCGCAGTATCATTTTGACGAAATCATGGCGGCCCTGAAAAAAGCCGCCGGTTATCTGCCGCGCGTTGACGCCATCGGCGGTTCGGCCGCCGGGATTTACGTCAATAACAGCGTGCGCATCGCCTCGCTCTTCCGCGGCGTTCCCAGGGATTTGTTTGAGAAAAAAATCCGCGGTCTCTTCGGCGATATTAAGACGGCATGGAATAATATTCCTTTTGAAGTCATTAACGACGGCGAGGTAACCGCCCTGGCCGGCTCAATGTCCCTGAACGTGAATCGCATTCTCGGCATTGCGATGGGGTCCAGCCTGGCGGCCGGATACGTTGACCGCCAGGGGAACGTGGTCGGCTGGCTGGACGAGCTGGCCTTCGCCCCGGTTGATTATAACCCGGCGGCTCCCGTGGACGAATGGTCGGGCGATTACGGCTGCGGCGCCATGTATTTTTCGCAGGTGGCCGTCAACCGCCTGGCCGCCAAGGCCGGCATCCAGCTTGACGAAAAGCGGACATTAGCCGAGCGGCTCAAAGACGTGCAGGCCAAAGTCAATGCCGGCGACCGGAACGCCGTGAAAATATTTGAAACAATCGGCGTCTATTTCGGATGCACAATCGCCCATTACGCCGATTTCTATGATTTGGAAAACATCCTGATCCTCGGACGAGTTACCTCGGGTAAAGGCGGCGATATCCTCATTAAAACCGCCGAGGAAACTCTGAAATCCGAATTTCCGGAACTGACCGGGAAAATCCGTCTGGTTGTTCCCGACGAGGCCAGCCGGCGGGTGGGGCAGGCGATTGCCGCGGCTAGTCTGCCGCAGGTACAGGGCTGA
- a CDS encoding Gfo/Idh/MocA family oxidoreductase — MKTDAERKSAIRKNGVVRFGVVGVGGMGMGHCLAVKKVPRAKLTAVCDVNFAAAEKAARELGAQAFGDHRALIKSGLCDVAVIATPHPFHPPAAIDCMKARLHVISEKPLSERLSTAERMVRTAEKNGVAFAVMFQRRFEPAVRKAMELIRAGEIGNIYRAVLISPEFRSQRYYDSGTWRATWRGEGGGVMMNQSPHIMDLFIQMAGMPEEVFGNIATRMHRIEVEDEAAAMLRYPNGGIGYLYCSTIEAGPGQMIEIFGDKGKLVWRNGALSFYRFRPAIGRAIKNSRKWCGIEALEKKMKLDDKPGGPVCVHGNMVRHLLRGEKLVTPGASGVASLELANAITLSSFEKRWIKIPISRRKYDRLLASLRRKSGGI; from the coding sequence ATGAAAACAGATGCGGAGCGGAAATCGGCGATCAGGAAAAACGGCGTGGTTCGTTTCGGAGTGGTGGGGGTGGGCGGAATGGGGATGGGGCATTGCCTGGCGGTCAAAAAAGTGCCCCGCGCCAAACTGACGGCGGTCTGCGACGTTAATTTTGCCGCTGCCGAAAAAGCGGCGCGCGAACTTGGCGCGCAGGCTTTTGGCGATCACCGCGCCCTCATCAAAAGCGGACTCTGCGACGTCGCGGTGATTGCCACTCCGCATCCTTTCCATCCGCCGGCGGCGATTGACTGTATGAAGGCCAGACTGCATGTGATTTCAGAAAAACCGCTTTCGGAACGGTTGTCTACCGCCGAGCGGATGGTCCGGACCGCCGAGAAGAACGGCGTGGCTTTTGCCGTTATGTTCCAGCGCCGCTTTGAGCCGGCGGTGCGCAAAGCCATGGAATTAATCCGCGCCGGGGAAATCGGCAACATCTACCGGGCGGTCCTGATCTCTCCGGAATTCCGTTCGCAGCGCTACTATGATTCCGGGACGTGGCGGGCGACCTGGCGCGGCGAGGGCGGCGGGGTTATGATGAATCAGTCGCCGCATATCATGGACCTCTTTATCCAGATGGCGGGGATGCCGGAGGAAGTATTCGGCAATATCGCCACCCGCATGCACCGGATTGAAGTGGAAGACGAGGCCGCGGCCATGCTGCGCTATCCAAACGGCGGCATCGGCTATTTATATTGCTCCACCATTGAAGCCGGGCCGGGACAGATGATTGAAATTTTCGGCGACAAGGGCAAACTGGTCTGGCGCAACGGCGCCTTGTCTTTTTACCGGTTCCGGCCCGCCATCGGACGGGCGATAAAAAATTCCCGCAAATGGTGCGGCATTGAGGCTCTTGAAAAAAAAATGAAACTGGATGATAAACCCGGCGGGCCTGTCTGCGTCCACGGCAACATGGTGCGTCATTTGTTGCGCGGCGAAAAACTGGTTACGCCGGGCGCGAGCGGCGTGGCCTCGCTGGAACTGGCCAATGCGATCACGCTTTCCTCGTTTGAAAAGCGCTGGATCAAAATACCGATCAGCCGCCGGAAGTATGACCGCTTGCTTGCCTCGCTCCGCCGGAAATCCGGCGGTATATAG
- a CDS encoding glycosyltransferase family 9 protein gives MLVMRGGALGDFILTLPAIAALRQRCPRARIELAAHEKHAQLAMITGIIDSIKPLDSAGMAFYFQDESPLPPAEQEYIRSFDLIISFLHDPDAVLRRNLVSSGGKRVISVSPLVKKGHAADHFMAAIKDAFRRVSPAINAPEDPPVLPAWPDYLKKNARQRLRHATGGKDVFIIHPGSGSPAKNWAGEKYAALAKRIADETELAPLVIGGEADGEAVASILKLFPECKTLVNPPLMETASVLSAARGFAGNDSGVTHLAAALGIPVVAIFGPTDPAVWSPRGKNVLIMRGQASGAERFRGITVESVFSALKTKLFSPVPAAD, from the coding sequence ATGCTGGTCATGCGCGGCGGGGCGCTGGGGGATTTCATCCTGACCCTTCCCGCCATCGCCGCCTTGCGCCAACGCTGTCCCCGCGCCCGCATTGAACTGGCCGCCCATGAAAAGCACGCCCAGCTGGCCATGATAACGGGGATCATTGACAGCATCAAACCGCTTGATTCGGCCGGCATGGCGTTTTATTTCCAGGATGAATCACCGCTGCCGCCGGCGGAGCAAGAATATATCCGCTCTTTTGACTTGATTATTTCCTTTCTGCACGACCCCGACGCGGTTTTACGCCGTAATCTTGTTTCCTCCGGCGGGAAACGGGTGATTTCGGTTTCCCCGCTTGTAAAAAAGGGCCATGCCGCGGACCATTTCATGGCGGCAATCAAAGATGCTTTCCGGCGCGTTTCCCCGGCCATAAACGCCCCGGAAGACCCGCCGGTTTTGCCGGCCTGGCCGGATTATCTGAAAAAAAACGCGCGGCAACGCCTGCGGCATGCAACCGGCGGAAAAGACGTTTTCATTATTCACCCCGGCAGCGGCTCGCCCGCCAAAAACTGGGCAGGCGAAAAATACGCCGCCCTGGCAAAAAGAATCGCGGATGAAACGGAACTCGCGCCCCTGGTCATCGGCGGCGAGGCGGATGGAGAGGCGGTTGCTTCAATTCTGAAATTATTTCCGGAATGCAAAACGCTCGTCAATCCGCCCCTTATGGAAACGGCCTCCGTCCTTTCCGCGGCGCGTGGGTTTGCCGGAAACGATTCGGGCGTCACCCACCTGGCGGCCGCCCTGGGGATCCCGGTGGTCGCGATTTTCGGTCCGACCGACCCGGCCGTCTGGTCGCCGCGCGGGAAGAACGTGCTGATAATGAGAGGCCAAGCATCCGGCGCAGAACGCTTCCGCGGGATTACCGTTGAAAGCGTCTTTTCCGCCTTGAAAACAAAATTATTCAGCCCTGTACCTGCGGCAGACTAG
- a CDS encoding PqiC family protein, with protein MKKKGWMHSKVSPAAPDMEQGFPEKLKKTAVFGRIIAGLVFIAALPGCLSVANTPVPRFYALRAADDGKNTRKFDIAPETIIGVSPVKIPEYMDRPQIVTHNQDGTLSFAQFDRWGESLDAALSRVLTENLSVMLPRANIEMLPGNAAVPLKYQVLVNVTRLECQLDGEMVFAAQWSVINPAEEKLALMKKSLFRHAIAPHDYRGLAGALSAVCESLSAEIAGELAARTAPPKTE; from the coding sequence ATGAAAAAAAAAGGATGGATGCATTCAAAAGTCTCCCCGGCGGCACCTGATATGGAACAGGGGTTCCCGGAAAAACTAAAAAAAACGGCCGTTTTCGGCAGAATCATCGCCGGCTTGGTTTTTATTGCCGCCCTGCCCGGATGTCTCTCGGTCGCCAACACCCCCGTCCCGCGCTTCTATGCGCTCCGCGCGGCGGACGATGGGAAAAACACCCGTAAATTTGACATTGCGCCGGAAACCATCATCGGAGTCAGCCCCGTAAAAATACCGGAATACATGGACCGCCCCCAGATTGTCACGCATAATCAGGACGGAACGCTTTCCTTTGCCCAGTTTGACCGCTGGGGAGAATCCCTGGACGCGGCGCTTTCCCGGGTGCTGACGGAAAACCTTTCCGTCATGCTCCCGCGGGCCAACATTGAAATGCTCCCCGGCAACGCCGCCGTGCCGCTGAAATACCAGGTGCTCGTGAACGTAACCCGGCTGGAATGCCAATTGGACGGGGAGATGGTTTTTGCCGCGCAATGGTCGGTGATCAACCCCGCCGAAGAAAAACTGGCGCTTATGAAAAAATCTTTGTTCCGCCATGCGATCGCTCCCCATGATTATCGCGGCCTGGCCGGGGCGCTGAGCGCGGTCTGCGAATCTTTGAGCGCTGAAATTGCAGGGGAGCTTGCCGCGCGGACAGCGCCGCCAAAAACGGAATAA
- a CDS encoding UDP-3-O-acyl-N-acetylglucosamine deacetylase, producing MENAPYGKIIAGSGEAVRRAYDSFLTQPVDQVVGTGQGDLEDERQCTIARPVSVTGPGTFFRRAARTLIFEPAAEQGWWFERTDLPRDLPTAVSVRNVWTTARNIVLRSGSPHNYMRMVEHIIALKLGLGIDNLLIKAASGDPPLFDRGSMDIVEALESAGTREQKAPVAYVTVKETVTIGGENGGFLTFIPHAGAARKLTMDCAIDFKNAIGKQRVQFDLTKKLFRAKALARTNTTTAMKLYCLTVGQLFADIRNMGYTSRNILIAGKKRYLNAPRLMQNGKSLEAVWHRAVMDLLAAVALIDRGRFIGRINSYKSGHALDADMVRLLYKHDLLTPV from the coding sequence GTGGAAAACGCGCCGTACGGAAAAATCATAGCCGGCAGCGGGGAGGCTGTCCGCCGCGCTTACGATTCTTTTTTAACGCAGCCGGTGGATCAGGTTGTCGGCACCGGGCAGGGCGACCTGGAGGACGAGCGCCAATGCACGATTGCCCGGCCGGTTTCCGTTACGGGACCCGGCACATTTTTCAGGCGCGCGGCCCGTACGCTGATTTTTGAGCCGGCGGCGGAACAGGGCTGGTGGTTTGAAAGAACCGACCTCCCGCGGGATTTGCCGACGGCTGTTTCCGTGCGCAACGTGTGGACCACCGCGCGCAATATTGTTTTACGCAGCGGGTCTCCGCACAATTACATGCGCATGGTTGAGCATATCATTGCCCTGAAGCTCGGCCTGGGAATAGACAACCTGCTTATCAAGGCCGCCTCCGGCGATCCGCCGCTTTTTGACCGCGGCAGCATGGACATCGTGGAAGCCCTGGAAAGCGCCGGCACCCGGGAACAAAAAGCGCCGGTGGCTTATGTTACCGTCAAGGAAACCGTAACAATCGGCGGTGAAAACGGCGGTTTCCTGACTTTCATTCCGCACGCCGGCGCCGCGAGGAAACTCACCATGGACTGCGCCATTGATTTCAAGAATGCCATCGGAAAGCAGCGGGTGCAATTTGACCTGACCAAAAAGCTGTTCCGCGCCAAGGCCCTGGCCCGCACCAATACCACGACGGCCATGAAACTATACTGCCTGACCGTCGGCCAATTGTTCGCCGATATAAGGAATATGGGGTACACCAGCCGCAACATCCTGATCGCCGGCAAAAAGCGCTACCTGAACGCGCCGCGCCTCATGCAGAACGGCAAATCGCTGGAGGCGGTTTGGCACAGGGCCGTCATGGATTTACTCGCGGCCGTCGCTTTGATTGACCGCGGCCGGTTCATCGGCCGGATTAATTCCTATAAATCCGGGCATGCCCTGGATGCGGACATGGTCCGGTTGCTTTACAAGCATGACCTGCTGACGCCGGTTTGA
- a CDS encoding type II secretion system F family protein encodes MKTFEYTGYDTAGKTRKGLIEALDKKQAREKLAGGGVLAETVSPADPAQSEKSFRPRNSFPRAARAVFYGELASLLRAGLPLASALEIMLRSPELTAPRTKIAAIRDKIREGRSLAEALAGIGRAIQPAETSFIAAGEKSGELEWALRNMADFMTAETRLRERIATALIYPAIIVILAIIIAVGLLGFAMPRLTHVLSAEMNIALPLVTRIMLAIGNMLAKWGPALLLVSAAAGFIAWRVITGRTELKQALDSRIFRLPFIGRCYATLSALRFARTLALLLHGGLPLVESVRLAGETTGSCSIQAQCRREAEAVRNGAVLSEAVARIDPLGKLLAGVIQIGENTGALEQMLKNAEERYQSQWEQQLARFMAWLEPALILLVGGFVLLVVISILLPILTLNRQLM; translated from the coding sequence ATGAAAACTTTTGAATACACGGGCTATGACACCGCCGGCAAAACGCGGAAGGGATTGATTGAGGCGCTGGATAAAAAGCAGGCGCGCGAAAAACTCGCCGGCGGCGGAGTCCTGGCCGAAACCGTTTCTCCGGCGGATCCGGCGCAGAGCGAAAAATCTTTCCGTCCGCGAAATTCCTTCCCCCGCGCCGCCCGGGCGGTTTTTTACGGCGAACTCGCCTCGTTGCTGCGCGCGGGACTGCCGCTCGCGTCGGCGCTGGAAATAATGCTCCGCTCTCCCGAGTTAACCGCGCCGCGGACAAAAATTGCGGCCATCCGCGATAAAATCCGGGAGGGACGTTCGCTGGCCGAGGCGCTGGCCGGCATCGGCCGCGCTATTCAGCCGGCGGAAACATCCTTTATTGCGGCCGGGGAAAAATCCGGAGAACTGGAGTGGGCGCTCAGGAACATGGCGGATTTCATGACGGCGGAAACCCGGCTGCGCGAGCGGATCGCCACGGCGCTGATTTATCCGGCCATCATTGTCATCCTGGCGATTATCATCGCCGTCGGACTGCTCGGCTTCGCCATGCCGCGCCTGACGCATGTTTTATCGGCGGAAATGAACATTGCCCTGCCGCTGGTCACGAGGATTATGCTCGCCATCGGAAACATGCTGGCAAAATGGGGGCCCGCGCTGCTGCTCGTATCCGCCGCGGCGGGTTTTATTGCCTGGCGCGTGATAACGGGCCGGACTGAACTGAAACAGGCGCTGGACAGCAGAATTTTCCGCCTGCCTTTCATCGGCCGGTGCTATGCGACCCTGAGCGCTCTGCGCTTTGCGCGGACTTTGGCGCTTCTCCTGCACGGAGGACTGCCGCTCGTTGAAAGCGTCCGGCTGGCGGGGGAAACGACCGGAAGCTGTTCAATTCAAGCCCAGTGCCGGCGCGAGGCGGAAGCGGTCCGGAACGGCGCCGTTCTTTCGGAAGCGGTCGCGCGCATTGATCCCCTCGGGAAACTTCTGGCCGGCGTTATTCAAATCGGCGAGAATACCGGCGCGCTGGAACAGATGCTGAAAAACGCCGAAGAACGCTACCAGAGCCAGTGGGAACAACAACTGGCAAGATTCATGGCATGGCTGGAACCGGCGCTTATTCTGCTGGTGGGCGGTTTTGTCCTGCTGGTGGTAATTTCAATTCTACTGCCGATCCTGACGCTGAACCGTCAATTGATGTAA
- a CDS encoding STAS domain-containing protein → MSESVLLMEENRQGVLILHIVNQRLIEPGLAEELTRRLCARIDEDAPALLIDMGAVARISSVFFRSFIAAGKKANEKKSRIAFYGLAPLIKEGFAITGLDKLFKIYASEGKALAELAVRQ, encoded by the coding sequence ATGAGTGAATCCGTCCTGTTAATGGAAGAAAACCGGCAGGGAGTTCTTATTCTGCATATCGTCAACCAGCGCCTGATAGAGCCGGGCTTGGCCGAGGAACTTACCCGCCGCCTCTGCGCCAGGATTGACGAGGACGCGCCCGCCCTTTTGATAGACATGGGGGCGGTGGCCAGAATTTCCAGCGTGTTTTTCCGCTCCTTCATCGCGGCCGGCAAAAAGGCGAATGAAAAAAAATCCCGGATCGCTTTTTACGGTCTGGCGCCGCTCATCAAGGAAGGTTTTGCCATAACCGGCCTGGACAAGTTATTCAAAATTTACGCAAGCGAAGGCAAGGCCCTGGCGGAACTTGCGGTCAGGCAATAG
- a CDS encoding ATP-binding protein yields the protein MKQGVNGTPRNMLFYSAKPMVMNNNTVCTKTHNRGNSTTAKFTLETPADTRHLQQIADFVESALNALGIRGKYRGHICVAVDEAVTNVILYAYPNAKGKLGLTIERRDDRILVEITDAGLAFNPLLIPAPDITAGIDERPIGGLGVHLVRKMMDETHYRRIGNHNHLVLVKHIGDKKNE from the coding sequence TTGAAACAGGGAGTGAACGGCACCCCGCGCAATATGCTTTTTTACTCGGCAAAACCGATGGTCATGAACAATAATACCGTCTGCACAAAGACGCATAACCGGGGCAATTCAACAACGGCGAAATTTACCTTGGAAACCCCCGCCGATACCAGACACCTTCAGCAAATCGCCGATTTTGTGGAGAGCGCCCTCAACGCGCTTGGTATCCGGGGCAAATACCGCGGACATATCTGCGTTGCCGTTGACGAGGCGGTTACCAACGTCATCCTCTATGCCTATCCGAACGCCAAAGGCAAACTCGGCCTGACCATTGAACGCCGGGATGACCGCATTCTGGTTGAAATCACCGATGCCGGCCTTGCTTTTAATCCATTACTCATACCAGCCCCCGACATAACCGCCGGCATAGATGAAAGGCCGATCGGCGGACTGGGCGTTCACCTCGTGCGCAAGATGATGGACGAAACACATTACCGCAGGATCGGCAACCACAACCATCTTGTGCTTGTAAAACACATCGGAGATAAAAAAAATGAGTGA
- a CDS encoding undecaprenyl-phosphate glucose phosphotransferase produces MRVKDTSDVLASCAAVAGDALAVFTGFILATWLRFDSGVILLFHDAPPANLYLVYSKAAALAVLLFVFIFHSLDLYARPQSGGFGDKIPRLIRATGLGILLSAALAFAIRTEPPFSRITVLLAFITVGLCVLLERYLLFRWELFMARRRSRVNQVIIIGTNSIAARLRKTLHNEPRLGARVVGFFRSFPVAPVHPSISADDIKGGLGDLKAFIEKKHVDQIILADMAVGTERMIELILLCEQSLIAFNLVPDLFHILTGGVDMQAIDDIPLLGVSRWPLDNFWNRLVKRAADMVGAAAGLALFAPVLLVLAFLIKRSSPGPAFFRQERCGEGGRKFQMIKFRTMRVDAESATGPVWAVENDPRRTKIGVFLRRYNLDELPQLWNVLRGEMSLVGPRPERPFFVEQFKEDINRYMWRHVSKPGITGWAQVNGLRGNTDIGERIKYDLYYLEHWSLAFDFKILLKTFLNRENAY; encoded by the coding sequence ATGCGCGTTAAAGACACATCCGACGTTCTGGCAAGCTGTGCGGCCGTGGCCGGCGACGCCCTGGCCGTTTTCACCGGATTCATTCTGGCGACCTGGCTGCGTTTTGACAGCGGCGTTATTCTTCTGTTCCACGACGCGCCGCCGGCCAACCTTTACCTTGTATATTCAAAGGCGGCGGCGCTTGCCGTGCTCCTTTTCGTGTTCATTTTCCACTCGCTTGATCTTTACGCGCGGCCGCAGAGCGGCGGCTTCGGCGACAAAATCCCCCGCCTGATTCGCGCCACGGGACTCGGCATTCTCCTGAGCGCGGCGCTCGCCTTTGCCATCCGCACCGAGCCGCCTTTTTCGCGGATCACGGTATTGCTGGCGTTTATTACCGTCGGATTGTGCGTTTTGCTTGAGCGTTATCTGCTTTTCCGCTGGGAATTGTTCATGGCGCGCCGGCGTTCAAGGGTCAACCAGGTTATTATCATCGGCACCAATTCCATCGCGGCGCGGTTGCGGAAAACCCTCCATAACGAGCCGCGGCTCGGCGCGCGGGTCGTCGGTTTTTTCCGGTCTTTTCCCGTAGCGCCCGTGCATCCTTCCATCAGCGCCGATGATATCAAGGGTGGGCTGGGCGATCTGAAAGCGTTTATTGAAAAAAAACATGTTGATCAAATCATCCTCGCCGATATGGCCGTCGGCACGGAGCGCATGATTGAACTGATATTGCTTTGCGAACAGTCCCTGATCGCCTTCAACCTCGTGCCGGACCTCTTTCATATTCTCACCGGCGGCGTTGACATGCAGGCGATTGACGACATACCGCTTCTGGGCGTGAGCCGCTGGCCGCTGGATAATTTCTGGAACCGGCTGGTAAAACGCGCGGCGGACATGGTCGGTGCCGCTGCGGGGCTGGCGTTGTTTGCGCCGGTGCTGCTGGTCCTGGCCTTTCTGATCAAGCGCAGTTCGCCGGGGCCGGCCTTTTTCCGCCAGGAACGCTGCGGCGAAGGCGGCCGGAAGTTTCAGATGATTAAATTCCGCACGATGCGCGTTGACGCCGAGTCCGCGACCGGGCCGGTCTGGGCCGTGGAAAACGATCCGCGGCGCACCAAAATCGGCGTCTTCCTGCGGCGTTACAACCTGGATGAACTGCCGCAATTGTGGAACGTTCTCCGGGGCGAAATGAGCCTGGTGGGGCCGCGCCCCGAGCGTCCGTTTTTCGTGGAGCAGTTCAAGGAGGATATCAACCGCTATATGTGGCGGCACGTTTCAAAGCCGGGCATTACCGGCTGGGCGCAGGTGAACGGGCTGCGGGGCAACACCGACATCGGCGAGCGGATCAAATATGATCTTTATTACCTTGAGCACTGGTCGCTGGCTTTTGATTTCAAGATCCTGCTGAAAACCTTTTTGAACCGGGAAAATGCTTATTGA